Proteins from a genomic interval of Scomber japonicus isolate fScoJap1 chromosome 10, fScoJap1.pri, whole genome shotgun sequence:
- the csf3r gene encoding granulocyte colony-stimulating factor receptor, whose amino-acid sequence MISTWVSAIVMLVAFVNGVRNEDDIQLCAKVQTPRSVVPLGSPVTATCVIRDDCPLVIGQAVHIEWRLGDRFLPSSPVASESSRVSKVVIPSFNYTREFLTCCVQASPIQIVGGVEIRAGYPPPAPQNLSCQTNLTTPNTLTCEWAPGEQDTYFLTKYTLHTHIWDSNESHAYNLQPGVHRYTIPRSDFVLFSDMDIYVKAVNELGEATSAHITLEPVSAAKFDQPRILKVEVVPRRYGCLKLSWCLSQHQAWMHNFHLSLEVRLKTADSSQWSEPILVIRARPMRPVDQCRLLHGTQYLAQIRVRYKQSPWSEWSSSQSGVTLESAPTGRLDSWMKVSWDHMRKQLNIHLLWKPSKQFRANSQNVSYIVSLQRVGRVCSTAGNSCAFQLTGRPKKVYLSAVNAAGKSPLTEVPIYLPKARAPISELTAIPRDDTSLLVQWKSQISPSLTDYVVEWRPLLKTDRSFIQFEIADRNQSSLTITGSFEPYKPYGISVYPRFKDGIGLPQTVNAYSRQKAPSVVPKMRIKNTWKSHIELTWDEIPLDHRNGIIQSYKVIYWDKKGLVNVVNADLEERRVILKDLNIMSVYEAFLMVSTLSGSRNGSTIHFEMEPFDAVAIVMIVTASGVGFSLLIIFIVMTCFSNHKRLKGRFWPSVPDPANSSIKRWSSDSSRDTHTSLDNDEPNPIYLSHLSFLDLSMKLNKKDDDLWLNSGEDTSDLGDSICGSPFIPGYSGSNSDSVPYATVIFSGACTNPPPKEPHHVYLRSESTQPLLETEESFSPKCYQNMAADGITTEQCFFGSCHNIGPEEGTDSVILWDDFPFLRALAMNDTEND is encoded by the exons ATGATATCCACATGGGTGTCAGCGATTGTCATGCTGGTGGCATTTGTGAATGGAGTGAGAAATG AGGATGACATACAACTATGTGCAAAGGTCCAGACGCCCCGGTCAGTGGTGCCTTTGGGGTCACCTGTCACAGCCACCTGTGTCATTAGAGACGACTGTCCTCTGGTCATTGGACAAGCTGTTCATATCGAGTGGCGTCTTGGCGATCGCTTCCTTCCCAGCAGCCCTGTGGCCTCTGAGAGCAGCAGGGTTTCCAAGGTTGTTATACCAAGCTTCAATTACACCAGGGAATTCCTCACCTGCTGTGTCCAGGCTTCACCCATTCAAATAGTAGGAGGAGTGGAGATCAGAGCTGGAT ATCCACCTCCAGCACCTCAAAACCTCAGCTGTCAGACCAACCTTACCACCCCAAACACCCTGACGTGTGAATGGGCCCCCGGAGAGCAGGACACCTACTTCCTCACAAAGTACACCCTCCACACACATATATG GGATTCAAACGAGAGTCACGCTTACAATCTGCAACCAGGAGTCCACCGTTACACGATCCCTCGCTCTGACTTTGTGCTGTTCTCAGACATGGACATATATGTGAAAGCTGTGAATGAACTTGGAGAGGCAACCTCAGCACATATCACTTTGGAACCTGTCAGTGCAG cTAAGTTTGACCAACCGAGGATTCTGAAGGTTGAAGTTGTGCCTAGAAGGTATGGATGCCTTAAGCTAAGTTGGTGCTTATCCCAGCACCAGGCCTGGATGCATAATTTCCACCTGAGCTTGGAAGTACGACTTAAGACTGCTGACAGCAGCCAATGGAGTGAACCA ATCCTTGTGATCCGTGCTAGGCCAATGAGACCTGTGGACCAGTGTCGTCTCCTCCATGGGACTCAGTACCTTGCCCAGATCAGAGTCAGATACAAACAGAGCCCGTGGAGTGAATGGAGCAGCAGCCAGTCTGGGGTCACCTTGGAGAGTG ctcCCACTGGACGCCTAGACTCATGGATGAAGGTATCATGGGATCACATGCGCAAACAACTCAACATACACTTGTTGTGGAAG ccATCAAAACAATTCCGCGCCAACAGCCAAAATGTGTCATATATTGTCTCACTGCAAAGAGTGGGACGGGTGTGCTCCACTGCAGGGAATAGCTGTGCTTTCCAGCTCACTGGGAGACCAAAGAAAGTGTATCTGAGTGCTGTAAATGCAGCAGGGAAATCCCCTCTGACTGAAGTTCCTATTTACCTACCTAAAG CTCGGGCGCCGATATCAGAACTTACAGCCATTCCTCGTGATGACACATCCCTACTGGTCCAGTGGAAAAGCCAGATTTCTCCCAGTCTCACTGATTATGTAGTGGAATGGAGACCTTTATTAAAAACAGACCGCTCCTTCATCCAGTTTGAAATTGCTGACAGAAACCAGTCAAGCCTTACCATAACAG GCAGCTTTGAGCCATACAAGCCCTATGGGATCTCTGTGTATCCTAGGTTTAAGGATGGGATAGGCCTTCCTCAGACTGTTAATGCCTACTCTAGACAAAAGG ctCCATCTGTGGTCCCAAAAATGAGAATTAAGAATACTTGGAAGTCTCATATCGAGCTTACCTGGGATGAAATACCTTTAGATCACAGAAATGGAATTATCCAGAGCTATAAAGTCATCTACTGGGATAAGAAAGGACTCGTTAATG TGGTGAATGCAgacctggaggagaggagggtgaTCCTGAAAGACCTCAACATTATGTCCGTATATGAAGCTTTCCTGATGGTTAGCACACTCAGTGGAAGCCGAAATGGGTCAACAATTCATTTTGAAATGGAGCCCTTTG ATGCGGTCGCTATTGTGATGATTGTCACTGCATCTGGTGTTGGATTTTcactgttgattatttttattgtcatgaCTTGTTTCTCCAACCACAAAAG GCTGAAGGGGCGTTTTTGGCCATCTGTTCCAGATCCAGCAAATAGCAGCATCAAAAGATGGTCTTCAGACTCATCACGG GATACCCACACTTCCCTGGATAATGATGAGCCAAATCCAATATATCTGTCCCACCTCAGCTTCCTGGACCTATCtatgaaactaaataaaaaggatGATGACCTGTGGTTAAACAGTGGCGAGGACACCAGTGATCTTGGAGACTCCATTTGTGGTTCACCCTTCATCCCTGGCTACTCTGGTTCAAACAGTGACTCTGTTCCCTATGCTACTGTAATCTTCTCTGGTGCTTGCACAAACCCACCTCCCAAAGAGCCTCATCATGTCTACCTGCGCTCTGAGTCCACACAGCCCCTTCTGGAGACAGAAGAATCCTTCAGTCCAAAGTGCTACCAGAATATGGCAGCTGATGGGATAACAACGGAGCAGTGTTTTTTTGGATCATGCCATAACATTGGGCCTGAAGAAGGAACAGATTCAGTTATTCTCTGGGATGACTTCCCATTTCTTAGAGCATTAGCCATGAATGACACTGAAAATGACTAA